One region of Aphelocoma coerulescens isolate FSJ_1873_10779 chromosome 12, UR_Acoe_1.0, whole genome shotgun sequence genomic DNA includes:
- the NOL8 gene encoding nucleolar protein 8 isoform X2, whose translation MEKEQVSKRLYVGGLGHTVSKAELEERFGKFGRVLEAEIITRKDDQGNPTKTFAYISVNISDADLRKCMSILNKTKWKGGTLQIELAKESFLHRLATEREEAKLQKEKPQRNDQMCLLESLKKNGVVDFHMRAVPGTEVPDHKKWVVGKFGRVLPILHLRNQQKNKVVKYDPSRYCHNLRKLEPDLAHAAPVSQLTWHLEGGDDSTTRKRQGEFPKMRKPLKKRRQLGSEALNGAALSSGCPKHTDSPQLNQKSKPKPSEELELLPARRLDGKIPGRGLLSNQSNANGVAAKNNTSVSDSDIDSEEEIRAMVKKETERQKAENVETESEHLEVVGDNFELKYSSHWSLDSYATKKAIKGTNREKETMECDNGYDSADTDEIIAESKTPEDSKQGKVKNKEILAKKKCTLVNGSSLKTHSLKEHIKRKGKMNKSKIAALQRTAASSTTEIHASDSSCSESEKGESEISSDYESMMQNCYRLDLTLDDLKALATENTGTPAEGSGSAQSPCQSSAEDNPKDNTVNKAKLPKFHPAVKKKGVCPEDVLADILAGEEDAVEESSKGQNNSHLKYQPFRGIGSLCVKELNKDSAGLKKKSVESLGLEACTSYCGEESSKNQPKNHPSCSLEVSSKKRHKMPCEQHKELSAAASSAAGSRPHLQGKNKGVSSLQDENSEHGAAAASTDESDGSSDTDSDAAGAQEHIKQQLKSPKRLSKTFKRNTCKKNPECEGNKGGNGKTSLLEDKELCLHAAASKEPSTIEKQLQDNQRRLAALEERYRERELQKKLIQGALSNLDKQPAGKHKHIIFDSDEENEAEVDEMLKKDASSGNMHGEDKSAPKPSGRLFDSSEDEQEDTDDERFKIKPQFEGKAGEKLLKLQSRFGTDERFRMDARFLESDSEEEETNSLKADEEEELAAEKKKNLQILGSLLNINLEQPKPNKTATSVKKFKDINALRYDPTREDHAVFERKPSATENERKAKRKKKEESETLPQVSEEIYYDIAADLKDLFGSSKKKSEKTEDLPWDKEDAQDSAPADHLGPLPANDVAQESSAFKFSFFGDTQESGMRQGNSKMCKRCLEQRGKYWSRDLAQKIREEKILSFLNLPSPV comes from the exons ATGGAGAAGGAACAGGTTTCCAAACGTTTGTACGTTGGAGGGCTTGGCCATACGGTTTCCAAGGCTGAACTGGAAGAAAGATTTGGCAAGTTTGGGCGTGTTTTGGAGGCAGAGATCATTACCAGAAAAGATGATCAGG GGAACCCTACGAAAACTTTTGCCTACATCAGTGTCAACATTTCTGATGCAGATCTGAGAAAGT GCATgtcaattttaaataaaacaaaatggaaagggGGGACCCTGCAAATTGAGTTGGCCAAAGAAAGCTTTTTGCACAG GCTGGCCACGGAGAGGGAGGAAGCaaagctgcagaaagaaaaaccacagagaaatgACCAAATGTGTCTGTTGGAATCACTGAAAAAGAATGGAGTTGTGGATTTCCACATGAGAGCAGTACCAGGTACAGAGGTGCCAGATCATAAG aaatgGGTTGTTGGAAAATTTGGCAGAGTCTTGCCCATCCTGCACCTCAGGaatcaacaaaaaaataaa GTGGTGAAATATGACCCCTCGAGGTACTGCCATAACCTTAGGAAGCTGGAGCCAGACCTGGCACATGCAGCTCCTGTATCCCAGCTCACCTGgcacctggaagggggagatgaCAGCACAACCAGGAAGCGGCAAGGGGAATTCCCGAAGATGAGAAAACCACTGAAGAAACGGAGGCAGCTGGGCAGCGAGGCCTTGaatggagcagctctgtcctCTGGGTGTCCAAAACACACAGACTCACCACAGCTCAACCAAAAATCAAAACCCAAACCTAGTGAGGAGTTGGAATTGCTTCCAGCAAGGAGGCTTGATGGGAAGATACCAGGGAGAGGTTTATTATCCAATCAAAGCAATGCAAATGGAGTTGCAGCCAAAAATAACACGAGTGTTTCTGATAGTGACATTGATTCTGAAGAGGAGATCAGAGCAATGGTAAAGaaagagacagaaagacagaaagctgAAAATGTTGAGACTGAAAGTGAGCACTTGGAAGTTGTTGGGGataattttgagttaaaataCAGTAGTCATTGGTCCTTAGATTCATATGCCACTAAGAAAGCTATCAAAGGAACtaacagagagaaagagactATGGAGTGTGATAATGGTTATGATTCAGCAGATACAGATGAAATTATTGCTGAAAGTAAAACTCCAGAAGATTCTAAACAGGGGAaggtgaaaaataaagaaatattagctaaaaaaaaatgcactttgGTAAATGGCTCCTCACTGAAAACTCACAGTTTAAAAGAacacattaaaagaaaagggaaaatgaacaAATCCAAAATTGCTGCCTTGCAGAGGACAGCAGCCAGCAGTACAACAGAGATACATGCTAGTGACAGCTCTTGTTCAGAGTCTGAGAAAGGGGAGTCTGAAATCAGCTCTGATTATGAGTCCATGATGCAAAACTGTTACCGCTTAGACCTGACCTTGGATGACTTAAAAGCACTGGCTACAGAAAACACTGGGACGCCTGCAGAGGGGTCAGGCAGTGCACAGAGTCCTTGTCAGTCCAGTGCTGAAGATAATCCCAAGGATAATACTGTAAATAAAGCAAAACTTCCTAAATTTCAccctgcagttaaaaaaaaaggtgtctgTCCTGAAGATGTTCTGGCTGATATTTTAGCAGGGGAGGAGGATGCTGTTGAGGAAAGCTCCAAGGGACAAAATAATTCACATTTGAAAtaccagcccttcagaggaatAGGGTCCCTTTGTGTAAAAGAGTTAAATAAGGACAGCGCTGGGTTAAAGAAGAAGTCTGTAGAAAGTTTGGGACTTGAAGCTTGTACATCTTATTGTGGGGAGGAGTCATCCAAAAATCAGCCAAAGAACCATCCATCGTGTTCACTTGAAGTCAGCAGCAAGAAGAGACACAAAATGCCTTGTGAACAGCACAAGGAGCTgtcagctgctgcctcctcagcagctggctCCAGGCCTCATTTGCAAGGGAAAAACAAAGGTGTGAGTTCTCTACAAGACGAAAACTCAGagcatggagctgctgctgccagtacTGATGAGAGTGATGGGAGCAGTGACACGGACAGTGATGCTGCAGGGGCCCAGGAACACATTAAACAGCAGCTGAAGAGCCCAAAACGGCTTTCCAAAACATTTAAGAGGAATACAtgcaaaaaaaatccagaatgtGAAGGTAATAaaggtgggaatgggaagaCAAGCCTTCTGGAAGATAAGGAGCTTTGTCTTCATGCTGCTGCCTCAAAGGAGCCCAGTACAATAGAGAAACAGCTCCAGGACAACCAGAGGAGGCTGGCAGCTCTGGAAGAGAGatacagagagagagaattaCAGAAGAAACTCATTCAAGGAGCTCTTTCTAATCTG GATAAGCAGCCAGCAGGAAAGCACAAACACATCATATTCGATTCCGATGAGGAAAATGAAGCTGAAGTGGATGAGATGTTGAAAAAAGATGCAAGTTCAGGAAATATGCATGGAGAA GATAAGTCAGCTCCCAAACCTTCGGGCAGACTGTTTGATAGCAGTGAGGATGAGCAAGAGGATACAGACGATGAGCGATTCAAAATTAAGCCCCAGTTTGAAGGCAAAGCTGGTGAAAAA CTCCTGAAGCTGCAATCCCGCTTTGGCACCGATGAAAGGTTTCGCATGGATGCTCGCTTCCTTGAGAGTGACAGTGAAGAAGAAG AGacaaacagcctgaaagcagatgaagaagaggagcttgctgcagagaaaaagaaaaatctgcaaaTACTGGGAAGCCTCCTGAATATCaacctggagcagcccaagccaaATAAAACAGCCACGAGTGTGAAGAAATTCAA AGATATTAATGCCCTCCGTTATGACCCCACAAGAGAGGACCATGCAGTTTTTGAAAGGAAACCAAGTGCTACAGAAAATGAGAG GAAagccaaaaggaagaagaaagaagagagtgaGACACTGCCTCAAGTGTCTGAAGAAATCTATTATGATATTGCTGCTGATTTAAAAGACTTGTTTGGatcttcaaagaaaaaatcagaaaaaactGAGGACCTACCCTGGGACAAAGAGGATGCGCAGGACTCTGCCCCAGCTGACCATCTGGGACCTTTGCCTGCGAACGACGTAGCTCAGGAGTCGAGTGCTTTCaaattttccttctttggaGACACACAGGAGTCGGGCATGAGACAAGGTAACAGCAAAATGTGTAAGAGATGCCTAGAACAAAGGGGAAAATACTGGAGCAGAGATTTAGCTCAGAAAATCCGAGAGGAGAAGATTCTGTCCTTCTTAAATCTGCCTTCTCCAGTGTAA
- the NOL8 gene encoding nucleolar protein 8 isoform X1: MEKEQVSKRLYVGGLGHTVSKAELEERFGKFGRVLEAEIITRKDDQGNPTKTFAYISVNISDADLRKCMSILNKTKWKGGTLQIELAKESFLHRLATEREEAKLQKEKPQRNDQMCLLESLKKNGVVDFHMRAVPGTEVPDHKKWVVGKFGRVLPILHLRNQQKNKVVKYDPSRYCHNLRKLEPDLAHAAPVSQLTWHLEGGDDSTTRKRQGEFPKMRKPLKKRRQLGSEALNGAALSSGCPKHTDSPQLNQKSKPKPSEELELLPARRLDGKIPGRGLLSNQSNANGVAAKNNTSVSDSDIDSEEEIRAMVKKETERQKAENVETESEHLEVVGDNFELKYSSHWSLDSYATKKAIKGTNREKETMECDNGYDSADTDEIIAESKTPEDSKQGKVKNKEILAKKKCTLVNGSSLKTHSLKEHIKRKGKMNKSKIAALQRTAASSTTEIHASDSSCSESEKGESEISSDYESMMQNCYRLDLTLDDLKALATENTGTPAEGSGSAQSPCQSSAEDNPKDNTVNKAKLPKFHPAVKKKGVCPEDVLADILAGEEDAVEESSKGQNNSHLKYQPFRGIGSLCVKELNKDSAGLKKKSVESLGLEACTSYCGEESSKNQPKNHPSCSLEVSSKKRHKMPCEQHKELSAAASSAAGSRPHLQGKNKGVSSLQDENSEHGAAAASTDESDGSSDTDSDAAGAQEHIKQQLKSPKRLSKTFKRNTCKKNPECEGNKGGNGKTSLLEDKELCLHAAASKEPSTIEKQLQDNQRRLAALEERYRERELQKKLIQGALSNLDKQPAGKHKHIIFDSDEENEAEVDEMLKKDASSGNMHGEDKSAPKPSGRLFDSSEDEQEDTDDERFKIKPQFEGKAGEKLLKLQSRFGTDERFRMDARFLESDSEEEAETNSLKADEEEELAAEKKKNLQILGSLLNINLEQPKPNKTATSVKKFKDINALRYDPTREDHAVFERKPSATENERKAKRKKKEESETLPQVSEEIYYDIAADLKDLFGSSKKKSEKTEDLPWDKEDAQDSAPADHLGPLPANDVAQESSAFKFSFFGDTQESGMRQEPYILGPIKPVKVTWQEDPRFQDSSSESDDEPEPSEIGKDREMQVPFVLVLSLVVVVGCCGHIKSSTQEMGNGRCTPLSSESHLGQTVCAAQSQNSQQPL; the protein is encoded by the exons ATGGAGAAGGAACAGGTTTCCAAACGTTTGTACGTTGGAGGGCTTGGCCATACGGTTTCCAAGGCTGAACTGGAAGAAAGATTTGGCAAGTTTGGGCGTGTTTTGGAGGCAGAGATCATTACCAGAAAAGATGATCAGG GGAACCCTACGAAAACTTTTGCCTACATCAGTGTCAACATTTCTGATGCAGATCTGAGAAAGT GCATgtcaattttaaataaaacaaaatggaaagggGGGACCCTGCAAATTGAGTTGGCCAAAGAAAGCTTTTTGCACAG GCTGGCCACGGAGAGGGAGGAAGCaaagctgcagaaagaaaaaccacagagaaatgACCAAATGTGTCTGTTGGAATCACTGAAAAAGAATGGAGTTGTGGATTTCCACATGAGAGCAGTACCAGGTACAGAGGTGCCAGATCATAAG aaatgGGTTGTTGGAAAATTTGGCAGAGTCTTGCCCATCCTGCACCTCAGGaatcaacaaaaaaataaa GTGGTGAAATATGACCCCTCGAGGTACTGCCATAACCTTAGGAAGCTGGAGCCAGACCTGGCACATGCAGCTCCTGTATCCCAGCTCACCTGgcacctggaagggggagatgaCAGCACAACCAGGAAGCGGCAAGGGGAATTCCCGAAGATGAGAAAACCACTGAAGAAACGGAGGCAGCTGGGCAGCGAGGCCTTGaatggagcagctctgtcctCTGGGTGTCCAAAACACACAGACTCACCACAGCTCAACCAAAAATCAAAACCCAAACCTAGTGAGGAGTTGGAATTGCTTCCAGCAAGGAGGCTTGATGGGAAGATACCAGGGAGAGGTTTATTATCCAATCAAAGCAATGCAAATGGAGTTGCAGCCAAAAATAACACGAGTGTTTCTGATAGTGACATTGATTCTGAAGAGGAGATCAGAGCAATGGTAAAGaaagagacagaaagacagaaagctgAAAATGTTGAGACTGAAAGTGAGCACTTGGAAGTTGTTGGGGataattttgagttaaaataCAGTAGTCATTGGTCCTTAGATTCATATGCCACTAAGAAAGCTATCAAAGGAACtaacagagagaaagagactATGGAGTGTGATAATGGTTATGATTCAGCAGATACAGATGAAATTATTGCTGAAAGTAAAACTCCAGAAGATTCTAAACAGGGGAaggtgaaaaataaagaaatattagctaaaaaaaaatgcactttgGTAAATGGCTCCTCACTGAAAACTCACAGTTTAAAAGAacacattaaaagaaaagggaaaatgaacaAATCCAAAATTGCTGCCTTGCAGAGGACAGCAGCCAGCAGTACAACAGAGATACATGCTAGTGACAGCTCTTGTTCAGAGTCTGAGAAAGGGGAGTCTGAAATCAGCTCTGATTATGAGTCCATGATGCAAAACTGTTACCGCTTAGACCTGACCTTGGATGACTTAAAAGCACTGGCTACAGAAAACACTGGGACGCCTGCAGAGGGGTCAGGCAGTGCACAGAGTCCTTGTCAGTCCAGTGCTGAAGATAATCCCAAGGATAATACTGTAAATAAAGCAAAACTTCCTAAATTTCAccctgcagttaaaaaaaaaggtgtctgTCCTGAAGATGTTCTGGCTGATATTTTAGCAGGGGAGGAGGATGCTGTTGAGGAAAGCTCCAAGGGACAAAATAATTCACATTTGAAAtaccagcccttcagaggaatAGGGTCCCTTTGTGTAAAAGAGTTAAATAAGGACAGCGCTGGGTTAAAGAAGAAGTCTGTAGAAAGTTTGGGACTTGAAGCTTGTACATCTTATTGTGGGGAGGAGTCATCCAAAAATCAGCCAAAGAACCATCCATCGTGTTCACTTGAAGTCAGCAGCAAGAAGAGACACAAAATGCCTTGTGAACAGCACAAGGAGCTgtcagctgctgcctcctcagcagctggctCCAGGCCTCATTTGCAAGGGAAAAACAAAGGTGTGAGTTCTCTACAAGACGAAAACTCAGagcatggagctgctgctgccagtacTGATGAGAGTGATGGGAGCAGTGACACGGACAGTGATGCTGCAGGGGCCCAGGAACACATTAAACAGCAGCTGAAGAGCCCAAAACGGCTTTCCAAAACATTTAAGAGGAATACAtgcaaaaaaaatccagaatgtGAAGGTAATAaaggtgggaatgggaagaCAAGCCTTCTGGAAGATAAGGAGCTTTGTCTTCATGCTGCTGCCTCAAAGGAGCCCAGTACAATAGAGAAACAGCTCCAGGACAACCAGAGGAGGCTGGCAGCTCTGGAAGAGAGatacagagagagagaattaCAGAAGAAACTCATTCAAGGAGCTCTTTCTAATCTG GATAAGCAGCCAGCAGGAAAGCACAAACACATCATATTCGATTCCGATGAGGAAAATGAAGCTGAAGTGGATGAGATGTTGAAAAAAGATGCAAGTTCAGGAAATATGCATGGAGAA GATAAGTCAGCTCCCAAACCTTCGGGCAGACTGTTTGATAGCAGTGAGGATGAGCAAGAGGATACAGACGATGAGCGATTCAAAATTAAGCCCCAGTTTGAAGGCAAAGCTGGTGAAAAA CTCCTGAAGCTGCAATCCCGCTTTGGCACCGATGAAAGGTTTCGCATGGATGCTCGCTTCCTTGAGAGTGACAGTGAAGAAGAAG cAGAGacaaacagcctgaaagcagatgaagaagaggagcttgctgcagagaaaaagaaaaatctgcaaaTACTGGGAAGCCTCCTGAATATCaacctggagcagcccaagccaaATAAAACAGCCACGAGTGTGAAGAAATTCAA AGATATTAATGCCCTCCGTTATGACCCCACAAGAGAGGACCATGCAGTTTTTGAAAGGAAACCAAGTGCTACAGAAAATGAGAG GAAagccaaaaggaagaagaaagaagagagtgaGACACTGCCTCAAGTGTCTGAAGAAATCTATTATGATATTGCTGCTGATTTAAAAGACTTGTTTGGatcttcaaagaaaaaatcagaaaaaactGAGGACCTACCCTGGGACAAAGAGGATGCGCAGGACTCTGCCCCAGCTGACCATCTGGGACCTTTGCCTGCGAACGACGTAGCTCAGGAGTCGAGTGCTTTCaaattttccttctttggaGACACACAGGAGTCGGGCATGAGACAAG AGCCTTACATACTGGGACCAATAAAACCGGTAAAAGTCACGTGGCAAGAGGATCCACGTTTCCAAGACAGCAGTTCTGAGAGTGATGATGAGCCTGAGCCATCAGAAATTGGAAAGGACCGAGAAATGCAAGTTCCATTTGTATTGGTTCTCTCCTTGGTTGTCGTAGTTGGATGCTGTGGGCATATTAAGAGCAGCACTCAGGAAATGGGAAACGGACGTTGCACACCTCTGAGCAGTGAAAGTCATCTTGGACAAACCGTTTGTGCTGCACAGAGTCAAAACTCCCAGCAGCCCCTTTGA